A genomic region of Manihot esculenta cultivar AM560-2 chromosome 15, M.esculenta_v8, whole genome shotgun sequence contains the following coding sequences:
- the LOC110602369 gene encoding cryptochrome-1 produces the protein MGSNKTIVWFRRDLRIEDNPALATAARDGCVFPVFIWCPQEEGQFYPGRVSRWWLKQSLAHFGQSLKSLGAELILIKTHSTLSALLDCINAVGATRVVFNHLYDPVSLVRDHNIKEKLLELGITVQSYNGDLLCEPWEIYDESGNAFVRFDSFWDKSLHMQMEPVSHLPPWRLLPAPGKFEKCSIEELGLEDETEKSSNSLLGRGWSPGWSNADKALTEFVEQHLIDYSKNRLKVGANSSSLLSPYLHFGELSIRKVFQCVRIKQLLWVKEENSIGKESVTLFLRSIGLREYSRYLCFNFPFTHERSLLSNLKYFPWDVNQGNFKAWRQGRTGYPLVDAGMRELWATGWIHNRIRVIVSSFAVKVLLLPWRWGMKYFWDTLLDADLESDILGWQYISGSLPDGHELQRLDSPEIQGSKFDPEGEYVRQWLPELARMPTEWIHHPWDAPLLVLKAAGVELGQNYPKPIIELDLARERLTGAIFKMWEMEASARASDSGGTNEVVVDNTVGTGNLAIPKVMLKEKAPCSTISSNDQKVPTIQNPKCNPAHKKRSKYIEEERPNRDKMHKGNGIKGTSRTDEDLCSTAESSATEKQATSRFSFSVPQYCSSSESQPLHEVESSDVRQPLQVQIDREHVSSKDVAAGT, from the exons ATGGGCAGCAACAAGACCATTGTTTGGTTTAGGAGGGACCTTAGAATTGAGGACAATCCTGCATTAGCTACTGCAGCCAGGGATGGTTGTGTATTTCCTGTCTTCATATGGTGTCCTCAAGAAGAAGGACAATTCTACCCAGGTCGAGTATCAAGGTGGTGGCTGAAGCAGTCTCTTGCCCACTTTGGACAGTCACTGAAATCTCTTGGGGCTGAACTCATATTGATCAAAACTCATAGTACTCTCTCTGCTCTTTTGGATTGCATAAATGCCGTTGGAGCAACAAGAGTGGTATTCAATCATCTCTATG ATCCAGTATCACTTGTTCGAGATCATAACATCAAAGAAAAACTGCTGGAGCTTGGCATTACTGTGCAAAGCTATAATGGGGACTTGCTGTGTGAACCGTGGGAAATATATGATGAAAGTGGAAATGCTTTTGTGAGATTTGACTCGTTTTGGGACAAGAGCCTGCACATGCAAATGGAACCTGTTTCACATCTTCCTCCATGGCGACTACTGCCAGCTCCAG GAAAATTTGAGAAATGCTCAATTGAGGAATTGGGTCTTGAAGATGAAACAGAAAAATCTAGCAATTCCTTACTAGGAAGGGGATGGTCCCCAGGTTGGAGCAATGCTGATAAGGCACTGACTGAATTTGTTGAACAGCATCTAATTGATTATTCAAAGAATAGGCTAAAGGTTGGGGCAAACTCCAGCTCACTTTTGTCTCCATATCTTCATTTTGGAGAACTGAGCATAAGGAAAGTTTTCCAATGTGTGCGAATAAAACAGTTGCTGTGGGTGAAAGAAGAGAACTCAATAGGGAAAGAAAGCGTGACTCTGTTTCTTAGATCCATTGGGCTTAGGGAATATTCCCGATACCTTTGTTTTAACTTTCCTTTCACTCATGAGAGATCGTTGCTGAGCAACTTAAAGTATTTTCCCTGGGATGTCAACCAGGGCAATTTTAAGGCTTGGAGACAGGGACGAACCGGTTATCCCCTAGTTGATGCAGGAATGCGTGAGCTTTGGGCAACTGGTTGGATACATAATAGAATCAGAGTGATTGTTTCAAGTTTTGCTGTAAAAGTTCTGCTTCTCCCATGGAGATGGGGGATGAAGTATTTTTGGGACACACTTTTGGATGCAGACTTGGAAAGTGATATACTTGGTTGGCAATACATTTCTGGAAGCTTACCTGATGGCCATGAGCTTCAACGTTTGGATAGCCCAGAG ATTCAAGGCTCAAAATTTGATCCAGAGGGCGAATATGTGAGACAGTGGCTGCCTGAGCTCGCAAGAATGCCAACTGAATGGATCCATCATCCTTGGGATGCACCTCTTTTAGTGCTTAAAGCTGCAGGGGTGGAACTGGGACAAAACTACCCAAAACCTATAATTGAATTAGATTTAGCTAGAGAACGTCTGACTGGAGCCATATTCAAGATGTGGGAAATGGAAGCGTCTGCAAGGGCTTCAGATTCAGGCGGAACAAATGAAGTTGTCGTTGATAACACTGTTGGCACTGGAAATCTGGCGATTCCAAAGGTTATGTTAAAAGAAAAAGCTCCTTGTTCAACCATTTCATCTAATGATCAGAAAGTACCAACAATTCAAAATCCTAAGTGCAATCCAGCTCACAAGAAGAGATCAAAGTACATAGAAGAGGAAAGACCAAATCGAGATAAAATGCATAAAGGTAATGGCATAAAAGGCACCTCCAGAACAGATGAAGACTTGTGCTCTACTGCTGAATCTTCAGCAACTGAGAAGCAGGCTACCAGCAGGTTTTCATTTTCTGTACCCCAGTATTGTTCATCATCAGAAAGCCAGCCCTTGCATGAGGTTGAATCATCTGATGTTAGGCAGCCATTGCAAGTGCAAATTGACAGGGAACATGTTTCAAGCAAAGATG TTGCTGCGGGAACTTAA
- the LOC110602682 gene encoding actin-depolymerizing factor produces MAFRGANASSGMGVAEHSKATFLELQRKKVHRYVIFKIDEKKKEVVVEKTGGPAESYDDFTASLPENDCRYAVYDFDFVTSENCQKSKIFFIAWSPAVSRIRAKMLYATSKDRFRRELEGIHYAIQATDPTEMDLEVLRDRAH; encoded by the exons ATGGCTTTCAGAGGG GCAAATGCTTCTTCTGGCATGGGCGTTGCTGAGCACAGCAAAGCGACATTTCTAGAACTGCAGAGAAAGAAGGTCCACCGTTATGTTATCTTTAAGATTGATGAGAAGAAAAAAGAGGTTGTGGTTGAGAAGACTGGAGGGCCAGCTGAGAGTTATGATGACTTTACTGCTTCCTTGCCTGAGAATGATTGCCGATATGCTGTCTACGACTTTGATTTTGTGACTTCTGAGAACTGCCAGAAGAGCAAGATCTTCTTCATTGCATG GTCTCCTGCTGTTTCTCGCATTCGTGCAAAAATGCTTTATGCAACTTCGAAGGACAGGTTCAGAAGAGAACTGGAAGGCATCCATTATGCAATCCAGGCAACTGATCCAACTGAGATGGATCTCGAGGTACTCAGAGACCGTGCACACTGA
- the LOC110601117 gene encoding transcription factor MYB30, with translation MVRAPCCEKMGLKKGPWTPEEDKILISHIQKYGHSNWRALPKQAGLLRCGKSCRLRWINYLRPDIKRGNFTEEEEETIIKLHEMLGNRWSAIAAKLPGRTDNEIKNVWHTHLKKKLKQKQDSNNQQLYVTVPKCEDLSISNPSESENSNIPALPGQYESPGQSAMSPQPSSSDLSTATYTSGATAETDDVKVETMDSSEIYFPVIDQDFWSEAELIDSSSMELASDMVAASGFNGNCLSIDDDMDFWYDLFVKAGDIEELL, from the exons atgGTGAGGGCTCCTTGCTGTGAGAAGATGGGACTGAAGAAAGGGCCTTGGACACCTGAAGAAGATAAGATTTTGATTTCCCATATTCAAAAATATGGCCATAGCAATTGGCGTGCACTCCCTAAGCAAGCTG GTTTATTAAGATGTGGGAAGAGTTGCAGACTCCGATGGATAAACTATTTGAGACCTGACATTAAAAGAGGAAACTTCACTGAGGAAGAAGAGGAAACTATCATCAAGTTGCATGAAATGCTGGGAAATAG GTGGTCAGCAATTGCAGCCAAATTACCAGGAAGAACAGATAACGAGATTAAGAATGTGTGGCACACCCACTTGAAGAAGAAGCTCAAACAAAAGCAAGATTCTAATAATCAACAACTATACGTGACAGTACCAAAATGTGAAGATCTCAGCATCAGTAACCCATCAGAATCTGAGAATTCCAATATCCCAGCTCTTCCAGGACaatatgaaagtccagggcaATCAGCAATGTCACCTCAGCCCTCTTCTAGTGATCTCTCCACCGCAACCTACACTTCAGGTGCCACAGCCGAAACCGACGACGTCAAGGTCGAAACTATGGACTCATCGGAGATATATTTCCCGGTGATCGACCAAGATTTCTGGTCAGAAGCAGAACTAATTGACAGTTCCAGCATGGAATTGGCATCAGATATGGTAGCAGCATCAGGATTTAATGGCAACTGTCTAAGTATTGATGATGATATGGATTTCTGGTACGATCTATTTGTCAAAGCCGGAGACATAGAGGaattactataa
- the LOC110601852 gene encoding malate dehydrogenase has product MAKDPVRVLVTGAAGQIGYALVPMIARGVMLGPDQPVILHMLDIPPAAEALNGVKMELVDAAFPLLKGVVATTDAVEACTGVNIAVMVGGFPRKEGMERKDVMSKNVSIYKSQASALEKHAAANCKVLVVANPANTNALILKEFAPSVPEKNITCLTRLDHNRALGQISERLNVQVSDVKNVIIWGNHSSTQYPDVNHATVKTPSGEKPVRELVKDDEWLNAEFITTVQQRGAAIIKARKFSSALSAASSACDHIRDWVLGTPEGTWVSMGVYSDGSYNVPAGLIYSFPVTCQNGEWKIVQGLHIDEFSRKKLDLTADELSEEKALAYSCLS; this is encoded by the exons GACAAATTGGATATGCCCTTGTCCCCATGATTGCTAGGGGTGTGATGCTTGGTCCTGACCAACCTGTGATCCTCCACATGCTTGACATCCCACCTGCAGCAGAGGCACTTAATGGTGTGAAGATGGAATTAGTAGATGCtgcttttcctcttcttaaAG GCGTTGTGGCTACAACTGATGCTGTTGAGGCTTGCACTGGTGTAAACATTGCTGTCATGGTTGGGGGCTTCCCTAGGAAAGAAGGAATGGAGAGAAAAGATGTGATGTCGAAAAATGTGTCAATTTACAAGTCCCAGGCTTCAGCTTTAGAGAAGCATGCAGCTGCAAATTGCAAG GTTCTGGTTGTTGCCAATCCAGCAAACACAAATGCGTTGATTTTGAAGGAATTTGCTCCTTCTGTCCCTGAGAAAAATATTACTTGCTTGACAAGACTGGATCATAACAGGGCACTTGGTCAAATCTCAGAGAGATTGAATGTCCAAGTCTCTGATGTTAAGAATGTGATAATTTGGGGAAATCATTCATCAACTCAATACCCTGATGTCAACCATGCTACTGTTAAAACTCCATCTGGGGAGAAGCCTGTCCGGGAGCTAGTTAAAGATGACGAATG gTTGAATGCTGAGTTCATCACTACAGTCCAACAACGTGGAGCTGCAATTATCAAAGCGCGGAAGTTTTCAAGTGCATTATCTGCTGCTAGTTCTGCTTGTGATCACATTCGTGATTGGGTTCTTGGAACTCCTGAG GGCACATGGGTTTCCATGGGTGTGTACTCTGATGGCTCATACAATGTACCAGCTGGGCTGATTTATTCTTTCCCAGTCACATGCCAAAATGGAGAATGGAAAATTGTTCAGG GACTTCATATTGATGAATTTTCGAGGAAGAAGTTGGACTTGACAGCAGATGAGCTTTCTGAGGAGAAGGCCCTTGCTTATTCATGTCTCTCATAA